The Spea bombifrons isolate aSpeBom1 chromosome 4, aSpeBom1.2.pri, whole genome shotgun sequence genome segment TccggactgtgtgaccctgagaatctgcccctttaccccAGGTCCCCAGGTACCCCGAGCATTACAGAGGAAGTACATTTGTTAGATTTTGGGGGTAAAGATAAGGAGATGTCACTATTCCAAAAAACTTACATTTTTCCCTGCCAGAGACTTGAAGAAAACATCAAAAGAGTTAAATTGTTTGTTTACGCTGGAAGCAAACATTTAATGGCCACGGTCTGCTAAGATTTTAATGAAGCGCTAATTAAGGGCTAACAGAATTAGAGACGATACCGCTAAAGAGAGCTGACCACACGCAGGGAGAAAACCTTAAAGGGGGAACCTCACAGAAAAAATTAATTACAcctttcaaattaaaaataccttctcaatcagctcagtgtggtgactcaacagggaaagtcacccaaaatatcacatggccgacaacaatggccgcctccgggtctgcagataaaggacgtTTATTGGAGGAAAATGGGATGGTAAAATGCAGCGCtgtgttttaaatacatatttccaCCGGACTTCgcctttaaatattatgttctcCATGCATATAACTGGGTTACATGGCTGCATCTTGAAATGAAAGGAACCGGGtacttgttttatatagcgccaacatattccgtagcgctgtacaaagggtagagtCTAATGCACTCTGGATTGGGTTTGCATGGGAAGATACGGATCCAGCCCTTGCCAGATTATCTCTAAAATGGATCGTAAATCTAGGAGGACGCCGCTGTAAATGAGTCCTGGGACCGCCGGCGTCCCCTCACAACGCAGCCGCTCGCTGGGACAGCTCTGCTGCTGCGGATAATCACAGGCAGGATCCATAACTCGCTCTTTGGGACGGTGCCAGCTTTTTATTCAGGTTCAGCCATTTCGTGGAATATTTATAGCACCCGATCAGTCACAGAGAGATGGGGGCTGGGGGGGGAGGACGACGACGTGCACACTCCTGCCGCACCTCGCACACGGCATTAATGCTGAACACGGCTCTGCAGTCCAGCACCCGGCAGGCGAGAGATACGGCGTATACCGCACACAACGTTATCCGCTTTACCGCCAACGAGAAAGATCCCGAGCTTTACAGATCACATCCCATACAACAGCGCTTCCTTAGCTATAGGTCAGCGACTTATCTCAGGTCCCCCAAGGCTGTTATTCATCAACGTCTTGTACATACGTGTAACGGATACGACATCACGGATCTAATCACTCTAACACATCGCCCTGGTATAGATATATGTTAACAAGAAACCAAAGCATCTAGCGGGAGAAAATCAAACGAACTCGATGAGACGACGGCTCTTTAAACTTGGCCGGCCAATCGCCTTCAGAATCTACCTGAAGCCTACAGGGTTTGCAAGGGACTTAAAGATCTTCGAGAACAGCCCGAGCAAAGCGAATCATGGATTACGGGCAAGAGCTTCCAATCGCAGCGGTGCATTCTAAGACGGTGCAAATGTTTGTAACTAAGGTGGCTCCTAGATTATGGAATTCTCGGTATTTTAATAGTTGGACGAAGATCAGAGTGACGATCGTTAGAGTTCCGATACATTGTTGTGTAGGTGGTGCGGAGCGCCACCACGCCAACCCACAAAACCAAGACAGGTGCCAACAGTTATTTATAACTCTGTCCCTCGCAGGCATTCTGTCGATCGCTTGTGGAGAATTCAAACACAGCCTGAAGAGGATGAGGGCGATACGACTGTACGACCGCCATCCACGTTAGATAAGAACACAAACGTCAAACACATACGAAACTTCTCCATTTCCAAATATCTGGATAGTACTCAGCTTACGCTATGTTTTCACCGCATATATCGCTTATTTTAACCCATATGAGCCCAGTAACGTAGATGCAAAGTAACAGAACGCTGCAGAACCTTGTAATGACTTTGTATCGGACTAAGAATACTTTGTAACGAGAAGATAAAGGGAAGACTCCTGAAAGCAAGTCAAAAGCGAAGGGTGCACACCATCACGTCGGCTGAGGTAGCGTTATGATTTAGGAACGCGATAAGACCTAAATTAAGCATGGCTGGGCTTGtctatattttaacataattggggtttattcactaaatggagttTGCGATACAGGGTCATCCagtcttcctgcagcagaagctcaccagGCTTGGACCTTCATGACGTACAGAGATGTCAAGGAGTTGGAACCACAGCTCTTCCTTGCATTAAAGGGAAATTGTGTTTCAGTTTGTGGACTTCGGGGACATGCCCGCGTGTTACATCGGTAGCCGTGTCGCCGGTATGTTCATTGACCGTTCCACGCGTGTGCTCCTGAAGAGAAGCCATGAGAAACCTACTTGTAGTATGCAAGTACGCAGCTCTGCACCCAATCCAGGAGACATTAAACGCAGCCGTATATTACGAGCCAAAGAAAGAAACGCATTGAAGCACATGTCCAAAATGTCtcaacataatttatttttttacgttAAAATGTACAGTTTTCATTTCTGAAAGCACTTACTAGAAAGGAGAAGAGTAGAGAGGACAAAGGGGGGTGAAAGTCTTATTACATACAAACCAGACCGGGGCAGTTAGAACCCACAGCGTCAAGAAAAGGCCGgaggaagaaaatatatatatatatttataaaaacaaaataaaaacaaaaaaagggttgaaaataaaaccattttgaGTATGCCTTTGATAAAAACCATCGGTAGGCGTGGAAGAGAAGAGAAGTGAGATTGCATACGTGTAACCACGGACCCTTCACGTGTTCGACCAGGAATGCCGATATCACAGGACAGCCATAAAACGGGGCACAGAATAGTGTCTGGAAGTGCatactgtttaaccccttcagtgctaGAGGGCCCTAAACACACCAAGAGACGGACACTCTGGGGCTCCCCAGTCAATGGCTGGTCATAGGATCATGAGAGTTGTAGCTTAAAATGTATGAAGGAAGTTTAGGAGTACAACAaacatgttacaaatgtaaataCGGCCCCCCTCTTTGGGACACACCGGGTTAGTGCCCACCGCACCAAAACATCTGCCCCCGCGCGGCCTGGTTACAGAAATACCAACATATCCCCAGATTACTTCGCctgccttttttaaaattttacatttaatgacaCAATAAACCAAATCCACTTAAAAATGGTGATGGCGGTGATGCTCGGGCTGGTAGCATGCGTGCATATTATGGGGGGGGCAAATACTGAGAGGTGGGGGCGCAGACCGGCAGCATACGGGAAATAGTTCTGCCCCGACACTTCGCACGATCGCATCCAACACAAATACGTACGCTTCTGCATATGGAGACTAACGCGTTCTTTATGACATTCCAGCCTCTAACGCCATCTATTTATCCAAATGGAAAAATACATGGGTGAAGACCATGCCCCAAATATTTACCCCCCCAAGGAGTAGCGGAGCCAAAGGTTTGTGAATGGGGCGGTGTCCATTACCATCAACCAAAGGAACGATGATGTAGGTTGAATGTATATTTTAGGATGGGTAAGCAGGGTAACGGACAAAAGATTCTAGTGAAAGCTGCCTTAAGTCTTGCTCGCCTCGCTGTCTCCCCAAGTAGACGAATCTCCAGGTTAGCGGCAGAGGACGTCAGATCGGGGCCCATACGCCACGGTGTATCTCTGCGGAGAACCGGCGAAGGGACGGGGCAGCAGATCTGGGGACTCGCGCCGTACGTCATCAGAATACAAACACTGGGATCTCCGACACGAGTACAGCACGGTCGCCGGCTAAACACCCCTCTATTCTTCATCGAGCGGACCATTAAAAGcaattttagtaaatatacaCGCGCTCTGACCGGATGCACTCGAAGTCGATAACGATACAtctagaaaatgttaaaaacgcCAGGATTAGGGCATCCCGCGGCTCTACAACTCAGAACACCCTCTGCCAACAGCCACTTCGGACTAGAAAGGGAGGCGGGTGACGTTCTGGACCATACCATGTGAGTTTATAGGTTTTGATCATGCTCGGCAGAGGGCAGGTGCATTGTCCCGATGCTACCCTCCCCAGGTATTTAAAAGTCTCTTCTCTTCCACATCACTCGGGAGGTGGGGGGGTAGgagcgagagaaaaaaaaaatatagaggaGCGGACGCACGCTGAAAGTATACAATTGTCGCAGCTGTGTTGAAGCCCGCGACGGAATAAGGCTACAgggttagaatttttttttgtctttaaaatttttcttttaaactcgATTGCTAAAAACAAGATTTTCCTATTTCCGTGCGATTTTCCgctaaactgtttttttttttgttttttttttaatatctgctatattttttttttttttgctttccgttgtatacatatatatatataaaaaaaaagttggaaagGGGGATAAGGTGGAATCTTTTTTCCGCCGACACTTTTGTATAAACTGGAGAGAGTGAAAGATAAAAtgaatagaaaaacaaaaaaaaaaaaaacctttctacagaaaagaaaaacaagttaaccccacaaaatattattttttttgtaaggaggaaataaaataacaataaaaaacatataatattaaatcTACAGCAAAGGGATACAAGGGAGAGGGAATAAAAGTCCTGTCAGTATAAAAGGCCGTATTTATAGTCTGCATGAGAACGCCGATGGGTAGAAGAGAAGCggtgccccccacccccctcaTCTCCGCATGTAAGGAGAGTTGAGAGTTTGTTTGGGTACAGCAGGGGAATTCATATAGGAGTGGTGAGGGGGTGGTGTGTACATCATATTTCCATGGGGATTCGGCTGCATAGGTTGTTGGGTATAGGCCTGGGCACCCATCATGCCCATGCCAACCTGCATGGGATACTGTGTTGTCTGGTTCATATAAGCTGCGTTGCTGTGATAAGAGCTGTTGACCATAGGCTGGGACATGCGGTAGCCGCCCATGGCATTGAGCGGGTTCATGGTGTTGACGTTGTATGGCGATGTGGACATGAGGTTGACGCCCATGTTCATGCTCCGCTGGACGGTGAGTGCCCGGGCAGATGGCTGCATGCCCGGCGTGCTGCGCCCGTATAGCTGCTGCTGGTGAGGGGATGGAGCCGCAGGCAGTGGGGCAGATTTGGAGCGAATGGATATATGCCCCTTGACGGGCATCTGGCTCTGAATACGCTGGCTATGAGGGATGCCCAAGTTGCCCGCTGACATGTTGCACTGAAGGAGGTTCATTGAAGGGGGAGGTGTCATGGTGGCTTGTGCTTGGGGTGCTCCCGCCAGGGGGTGGGAGGAGGTGAGCTGGGAAAGGCCTGAATTGGAAAGGGACACACTGTTTGCATAGGAGGTGACGGCCTGAGCATGGCTGTAAGGCATAGCATGAGGGTCCATGATAGTGTTGGTAAGTTGCTGCAGCTTGGCCAAGCTGAAGGTGGCTGAGGGCTGGGAGTAACCCCCGGCACCAAAATCCCCCGGGTAAATGCTGAGGTTGCTACCATTGCTCTGGTCTGGTATCTCCATAATCATGGGTGAAGGTCCAAAGCTGTTGTTCATGCTGCACTGGGACATAGGGGGCTGTTGCTGAGGGGGAGGCTGGGGCTGCTGCGGGGGCAACGGAGGCGGTGGAGGGGGTGGCGGTGGCGGCTGGCTGTTGCTGCTGCTAGGTGGCCGCTCCGAGGCACAGCTCTGAGGCGACTTTATACAGGCTTGCGTTGTCTGCATCATGCTTGCCATCCCAGCCATTTGCTGGCttacagcacagccattctgtGCCAGACTAGCCGAGGAAGGCATTCCCCCGGCGCCACCGGCATTGCCACCGCTGGCATATGAACAGCTGCTCTGCGAGGAAATGCTACCACCTCCCATGCTAGAGTCATAACTGCTGGGGTTCTCATAGTTCTCAGTTGTGCTCTCAATGCTCCCCAAGTCACTGAATCCACTATCAACAACCTGCTGAGAATGGTCTGAAACAGACGGTACATCCATCATAGGGCTGGTCGTTTCAAGATTCTGCATAGAAGGCGCAGAGAGGGATCCTGCGTCTGGGCTGATCTGCGGATACCCACTAGCTCCGTTGTTTTCCAAGGCTGGTGGAACGCAAGGACTGCTAGCCGAGCGCACAGACTGGCTGGGGTGGGAGTGTACCGAGGAGATCGGGCTGCCGTGGGCTGAAGGATGGCACTCCTCAGACAAGCCCAGCTGAGGGTCCTCCTCTGCCTGCGTGAAACTCTGCAAAGTCTGGCAGGCCGTTAGAGTTTCATCTTCACAGTCGCCATACGCGGCATCGTCTCGGTCACTGCCCTCTTCCTGCGTGAGCGACTGCACTGCCTGCACGGTCTCCAAATCCAGCTCTGTGTGGGGGATTTCTTCTTCACCCTCTCCttcctcgtcctcttcctcctcctccttttgCTGTTCATCTACCTTCTGTTggctctcttcttcttcctcctcctctagACAAGGAGGGTCAGGCATGTCTGTGGCCTCTTGCCCActctcctctttttcttcctcttctctgCAACTTACAATACTTGGTTCCTGTGGAACCGGTTCCTCGGGGGCAGGTCCCTGCTCTAACTCCTCACTCTCATCTACCTCTTTCACTCCGTCATCCTCATCATCGGCATCATGGTCTTCGTGCTGGTTAGACGCAGTCGCGGTGGCCTCCTTTTCTTCAGctctctcctcttcttcttgccCAATCTCTTCTGCCACGGGTTGTGCCTCCTCTCCAGCTTCTGTCTGCCTCTCTGGAGACGCTGGATGGTTCTCAGCTTCCCGAGATGAGCCGCCAcaactactactgctgctgctttcAGAAGGGGATGCTGGCTGTATGGTATCATTAACcgtttcctcctcctcttctctaGTCTTCTCAACCACAGCTTGCCGCTCCTCCTCCTCTTGATCTTTTCTCTCCAGAAGTTCTTCTTCAGGAGGCTCTTCTTCCCTGGTCCTTGTCTTGCGGATTGGCCTGGTGGGTGGAGGATGGATGGGTGCTGGTGGAGGAGGATCGCGGTTGAGTTTGAAGCCAGGTTTCCGTCCAGGACGCTTCTTCCAGTGGAGGGGCTTCCTGCTCTTGCCCTTGGGCCaccctttcttttttatagGGGCAGGTGCACAGGGTTCGGGTACAGAGACGCTCTGCTCTGTGGAACGCACAGTCGAGGCAGGGGGTTGATTTGGTGGCcctgaaacaaaaacacaaaaaaaatatattaaggaCTTAAAATTACTTAACGTAAAGCTAACTTTAAAATGAGAGAATTGTGTGATTGCAGCCAAGGCCTTTTCCCGTACCTTGTGATTGCTCGCTGTTCAATCTCCTCTTGTTTAATGGGCGGTTACGCCTCAGAAGGGTATGAGGGGTGAGGTAGGGGAAGTAACCTTGGGTGAAAGGTACCCCATTGCCCTCCTCAGGCTCCAGCCTAGGCATTGGCCTCTCAGAGTCCGAATCAAAGGGCTCGTCCAGAACCTGGGTGGTCTCTGAAATGGTCTCGGTAACGACACTGCTGTTATGGCGGTGCTTGCGCTGGCGCACTCGGCGTCTCCTGTGCGGCCCGGGCTTCTGGAACACAAAAGGGAAATAGAAGATTAGGTTCAAATtagacatttaaacaacaaaaattttaaaatgtttgtgtgcGACAAAAGTTGATACTAAATGGTTGTTGTCACAGAAACTGAAAAGGCTCCTTAAAAATGTGGGTTGTTCTTATGTTAAATTATGGGATAAATGTATGAAGAATATATTAACAATCAAATCAATGAGTGCTTAATTAGGAAAACACTGACATAGGATGAAAAACCACTTGAGTGGCCTCTTATATGTTGGCATAAAAACACTTTTCATGTGTGTAATGTGATAACGCCATTAAATACAGGCCGAGAGACCAGGGATTATTTCGGAcaagggtttttgttttttatacgaACCTTGCGTTTAAGTGTGGGTTTGGTAAGTGTAGGAGGGGAATCAGAGCGAAGACTATGGTTCTCCTCTTCCTCATCGTCGTCGTCGTCATCCTCTTCCTCCTCGCTGCTTTCACTGAATCTTCTCAGCTGTGGGCGCTCACTTTCAAAGCGCTGCGACAGTCTCTCCTGATGCTCCAAAAAGTCTCTACGCAAAAGAGGGGTCGCCAGCCTCTTCAGTCTACCCCTCCGAGATACAGGACGACCCCTTTCCCCGTTGCGTCTAGGAGGGCCAGTAGGTTCCCTGGCCAGAAGTCGCAGAAGATCGGCGGCCCTGTTAGTAGCTCCAAGGCCACGGCCTCGTCGACCACGTCTGCCTCTGCGACCTCTCCCCGGCTGTCTATTGGCTGGTAAGCTTTCACGAAAGAGATCCTGAAGCTGAAGAGGGTTTGGGTAGCGAGATGGCGGAGACGAGGAGCGAATTGGAAGCGGTGGTGGACTCTTTTCTTTCTCCAAGACAGGACAAGTGTCTCGCTCCTTAAAATCCTTAAAGTCCATGCCTCTCAGGATCTGCTGCTACGGGTAAACGGTACGAGAAACGGTGTTAAAATTGATGCATTGAATAAGATTAAGTGAGATTACAACCTAAAAAGTATTATCTAGAAACTGTGGAGAGATTTATTTCCTTGGGCTCCATAACCATttcaaaacaaactataaaagACATGTACTTTTGCTCGCTTTTACATGCGCACTTCACACAGCCGCCATCACAACCTCTGTGCAGTACTTACACCGTTGTCCTTCAGCCTCTGCGGATGTTCTTCGTCCTCTTCCTCTTCGGACTCCTCTTCATCATCCGATACTACAGAATTCGTGACAATAACCGGGGTCCACCTCAGAGCCTCGGGGTCCACTTCCACTTCCCGCGGCCGGGCCTGCAAGCGGCTCATGTGGGTCTGGATCTGCTTTTCCCGACGTACCAAAACAACCCTGAACGAGTAAATATTACGCCAGATGTTAAAAAGAGACAGGCTAGACGTGAATAAGACTCAAAAAAGAAAGTGCAATTCAGGAATAAGACAGGaatataatggggggggggcgaaagGCATAAAAGAAAAAGTTACATGAGACACGAGAGCAGGGATTTACCGATCTCCTCGCTGCTCCAACATGCGCAGTTGCTGCAGGGTGGCGGCAATGTCCTGGGGGCAGATACCAGTAAGCTTGGTAAGTTTCTTGATGCTCAGTTGCCGATCGCGGTTGTGGTGCAGACACTCAAGTATCACGCTTTTCCAGTACGCCATGTATGACAGCCGTCCGAGATCAGACAGCGGCTTTTCGGGAGAACCAGCTTGTCCCTCCCGCTTCGACAGGAGGTAACCTTTAAAGATAAAACATGTTAGGAAGGAACCAACATTTAACAGGCAAACGAGAATCAAATTGGCGAGTCTGTGCTCAACCAATAGCAACTTGGGTTGTTAAATACTTTTGTTCAATGCATATATCAGTCATAAACGTCGTGCACCCTCCCCTCCGTCGTCAAAACTCAGACCTGCCACCAAAGGACGAGTCGGAGCCATTTTCTCAGCATACCCCACAATACTACTTTGCCATTAAGAAGAGGTCAGCGTTTCTTACTGAAGTCTATGAGAAAGCGGCCGTATCCTTTCCTCTGGTACTGAGGGAGGATCATGATGCAGGACACGTTGTACTTCTGCTGGCAGTGTTTCTCCTGAAGAGACGAATACAACGTTACAGGTGAGAGAATGGACAATTTCCCAACATTATGCGCTAGGACACTGAGCAGTCTACATAATctttgggtttttgttttactaAACTACACTCCTTTCTGTCCCAGAGATACCAATTTCCTATTTCTAAGTAAAAAAGGAGCACGGCAGACACTCGTCGAGCAGACCTCGTGGAGCAGAGTTGACGTCATGCAACATGGCACAGCTTAAAATACTTGGCACATCTTCTCCATTTTTAGCACCAAATCATTATATGTCccatgatcccccccccccatcgtcCTGCCTGTCCAAACATGCTAAAAACATCCGTGTGTTCCCTGTGCGGAAAGAACAGCCAGATCTTGGCACCCCACCTCTACCAGGAGCACCCTGGATCAGTCAGACCAATATCCCGTCTGCCCCGGACACAGATACGCAGGAATAATGGAGACTCCTTATCGGGGCGCTTCTGGGAAGATAGCTGCTTCATCGCATTTGTCTAGACCTCCAGAATAGGATGAAGAACTCAACGTGTGGTCTGACCTACAATACAGCTCAGCAAGAAAACTGTGTCTCCGCCATACAATCACGAGTCCCCATTACTCTTCCCCGTCAGCCTTCCACCTGGAATGAGCTTCAGGAGAAATACCGCTGCCCGTGTAACCTACTTTGAGAAGCCCCCGCTCGGTAATTAAAGAACAGGTGCAGGCGAGGTGGGCCGTGGAAGCTCACCTTGGAGAAATATCCAACAAGATGACAGCCCTTCGCGTCGTTCTGCGTCAGCACGTAGAAGAGGAAAGGCTCCACGTCGTAATACAGAGTCTTGTGGTCCAAAAAGAGCTTCGCCAGGAGGCAGAGGTTTTGGCAGTAAATGGTGCTCACCTTTCCATCCACCTGAAGTAAAGGAGGATCCACAAAATTTCATAAGAGTCAAAGGAACAAGCAGAATGTGGAAAGGAAGCTACCGGAGACATCAAATGAATGAAAAACCGAACAAAAAATAGGAACAAgactgttaaaaaaagaaaaacaactgaCATGGGGGGGGTAACACACTATGGGGAAAAATTTCGGGGAAGAACAGCTGTTGTTATTCACTGCGCTCACCTCAAAGACTGAAAGGTTGTCCTTGCGGTAGATTTCGTTGGCAGGCGGATGGTACCAGCTGCATTTCTTGGTATGTTGCTGCAGCATGGTGCGGCTTTTCATGTAACGGAGGCAGAACTCACACAGGTACAGTTTGGGCAGcctgtcgggggggggcagaaacagATCATTGCAGTCACAAATTAAAGTAACGACGAGTCGTCTCGTTGTAGACGGTGCATCCGGAACGGACGCCCGCTCTACTCCAGGAAGAAGGCGCTTTAATAAGTTAGGCAGGTGGAATCTTAGGGACGCCTCACCTTGTGTACTCTTGCGGGTAGGGCGAGGAGTACCACGTCTGGATCTCGTACTTCCCAAACTCTATGACTGATGGGCAGCGCATCTGTGGGTCCGGAGGTCCACTGACTCCAACTCTCtacaagagaaagcagaaaataCATACATCATATGCTCAGAGGTTCGGCGAAATCAGGATATCAGAAAAGAGGAGCGGAAGTTAGCAAATCCGACATCGCCATTTCAGCGGCAACAAAGAAACAGACGATCGCAATCATGGACCTTACAGACTCCATGTAGTCCTCCTAGCCTGTCTGTATTATCCAAATACTCCAACTACCATTCTACCCGGCACGTCTCGCCGCTTATACGTCTGGCGTTAATTCGTTCTCCTTTCTGTCGCTATTACGTTTTCCGTATAGTTACCGACAGCTCCAGCCATCGCTCGGCGGTACGCATTTAACCAAAGACACAAAAAACACCGAAAGCTTCCTGAAAGCCGAGGAAGAGCTAGAATGTTGCCCTCTCCGCAACGTAATAAGTTAAATGTACACGCCAAAGGCACGCATGTACCGGTTTAAAAAGCGCACACACACTGCGCATGTTTCTCTGTGCCAATGTTATGTCATCAGCCATAAAGGCGACTGACCTGAACGAGGTGCCGGGGGGCTCGGACTTCTCTCTCGGACCCTTCCTCCAGCTGGATGCCGAGGGTCAGAGCGCTCGCAGGACTCCAATACAGCTGCTTACACATGGCGCTAAGCGTCTACTAAAGTTGGGGGACGCGAGGAGCCTTCGTCGCCCTCCCCTTTCCTCCCTCTAATCTTCAGTCTTGtttgtctctctccctcacatTGACCTCCCCTGggctctctcctcctcctctccctccccctccacCCTGTGACTAGGTGACAGGAGCCGTGGATTCTCCCGTGGGTACGAGCacagctggatggaaactacgATTAACCAAAGGAGTACCAGACGAGTGACCAAGAAAGCGAGACTGACGGAGGATAACGAGGGACATCATTTCCAACAAATAATGATTTAAGCAACTCAAGTTTGtgccgggaacacttaattgtcatgtgacacaaaagcaggtacCAGCAATACTGAAAATGGTTcttatgttgtttttattctCCGCGGGGAAAAAGCAAAGCTGTAGATCGGCTAAAGTTTGCTGAACAAATGATGATGACGTCTCTAAGTGGAACAAGTGCTTTAAAAACGTGCGCAGCGCGGTCAGTGCCCCGCGTCACACCCGAAATATTCCACTCCATTCCAGATTAAAAGCGCCCGCCAGATCTGACCTTGTTAGAGTATTTAGCGAGATCTTGGCGAAGCCATGCAACCAGGTGCCGGCGACAACCTTAAAATAAAGCATCGTTTACAAAAACAGGTCTGCCAGAGACATGAAACCgagaaacaaacagaaaaagatAGATCTAAGAGCTGGGATTAAATCCACAAAGATTACCACATCAAATcccacaaaataatttattacgcCATTAGATCGGGGCTACCAATACCCGAGAAGAGAAGAAACACAAAGTAGAAAGCCAGACAGAGGTGTTTAAGAGCCAAAGGAACAAAGAGAAACGTCCTTGGAAGCAGATGTCAATTCACGAGCTCTAAAGCCGTCGGTCCGACACTCGCAGATGACGGGAGGTGAAGTCAACAGCAGCTGCCGATGCACCAACCGGGCTGCCGAGGATCCGTTAGGGCAAAGTAAACCAGAAGTCAATAAATCCCTCCAGAAGGCCTTAATGCACAAGAGCCGTGAGTCTCAGACATTGTGGAGTACTCGGCCGCCAAGAGCGCAAGTCCTTGAGGGCTCCTGAAGCGGTGGCTTTTTGTCATCACAGATGAGAGCTGCCCAGCAGAGCCATAAATTCTCTCCGTGTCTCGCTCCCTCCCGGCACACTACACCCACGCCGGCTCAAACACTCCATCCCAACCGGATCGCCGAAAACCCTCACCTCCCTGGTACCGCCAAGATCAGGGAGATTCTGCcacaagggctgagctggccctgcatgatgcataGCATAATA includes the following:
- the KAT6A gene encoding histone acetyltransferase KAT6A isoform X2 — translated: MVKLANPLYTQWILEAIRKVKKQKQRPSEERLCNAVSTSHGLDRHTVLEQLELSVKDGTVLKVSNKGQNSYKDPDNPGRFAMTKTTRHHGRPEGVDWHRLLRRALEGLSEPGGSSLKSVERFLRSQRDVAAAFGGNTGAAFHQQLRLAVKRALGHGRIVKEGSLYKLNAKAVESRHGWESLASLPPVCLLPHEKDKPVAEPIPICSFCLGTKEHNREKKPEELISCADCGNSGHPSCLKFSPELTLRVKALRWQCIECKTCSSCRDQGKNADNMLFCDSCDRGFHMECCEPPLTRMPKGMWICQICRPRKKGRKLLHKKAAQIRRRYTNPIGRPKNRLKKQSATTKGPFGKGRGNPGRGRKRKLSSCTSSSSSEEDSRSSDPSVSSGTAVPFNKKTKGLIDGLTKFFTPSPDGRKARAEALDYSLQRSRKRGPRKSGQGDWDNQDGWDSKLDGDDQLGMMSEKEIELFQNIQEQALQRVGVSGPPDPQMRCPSVIEFGKYEIQTWYSSPYPQEYTRLPKLYLCEFCLRYMKSRTMLQQHTKKCSWYHPPANEIYRKDNLSVFEVDGKVSTIYCQNLCLLAKLFLDHKTLYYDVEPFLFYVLTQNDAKGCHLVGYFSKEKHCQQKYNVSCIMILPQYQRKGYGRFLIDFSYLLSKREGQAGSPEKPLSDLGRLSYMAYWKSVILECLHHNRDRQLSIKKLTKLTGICPQDIAATLQQLRMLEQRGDRVVLVRREKQIQTHMSRLQARPREVEVDPEALRWTPVIVTNSVVSDDEEESEEEEDEEHPQRLKDNGQILRGMDFKDFKERDTCPVLEKEKSPPPLPIRSSSPPSRYPNPLQLQDLFRESLPANRQPGRGRRGRRGRRGRGLGATNRAADLLRLLAREPTGPPRRNGERGRPVSRRGRLKRLATPLLRRDFLEHQERLSQRFESERPQLRRFSESSEEEEDDDDDDEEEENHSLRSDSPPTLTKPTLKRKKPGPHRRRRVRQRKHRHNSSVVTETISETTQVLDEPFDSDSERPMPRLEPEEGNGVPFTQGYFPYLTPHTLLRRNRPLNKRRLNSEQSQGPPNQPPASTVRSTEQSVSVPEPCAPAPIKKKGWPKGKSRKPLHWKKRPGRKPGFKLNRDPPPPAPIHPPPTRPIRKTRTREEEPPEEELLERKDQEEEERQAVVEKTREEEEETVNDTIQPASPSESSSSSSCGGSSREAENHPASPERQTEAGEEAQPVAEEIGQEEEERAEEKEATATASNQHEDHDADDEDDGVKEVDESEELEQGPAPEEPVPQEPSIVSCREEEEKEESGQEATDMPDPPCLEEEEEEESQQKVDEQQKEEEEEDEEGEGEEEIPHTELDLETVQAVQSLTQEEGSDRDDAAYGDCEDETLTACQTLQSFTQAEEDPQLGLSEECHPSAHGSPISSVHSHPSQSVRSASSPCVPPALENNGASGYPQISPDAGSLSAPSMQNLETTSPMMDVPSVSDHSQQVVDSGFSDLGSIESTTENYENPSSYDSSMGGGSISSQSSCSYASGGNAGGAGGMPSSASLAQNGCAVSQQMAGMASMMQTTQACIKSPQSCASERPPSSSNSQPPPPPPPPPPLPPQQPQPPPQQQPPMSQCSMNNSFGPSPMIMEIPDQSNGSNLSIYPGDFGAGGYSQPSATFSLAKLQQLTNTIMDPHAMPYSHAQAVTSYANSVSLSNSGLSQLTSSHPLAGAPQAQATMTPPPSMNLLQCNMSAGNLGIPHSQRIQSQMPVKGHISIRSKSAPLPAAPSPHQQQLYGRSTPGMQPSARALTVQRSMNMGVNLMSTSPYNVNTMNPLNAMGGYRMSQPMVNSSYHSNAAYMNQTTQYPMQVGMGMMGAQAYTQQPMQPNPHGNMMYTPPPHHSYMNSPAVPKQTLNSPYMRR